A genomic stretch from Thermonema lapsum includes:
- the mreC gene encoding rod shape-determining protein MreC, producing MQAFFAFLYRIRAFLLFVVLEVIAIVWMGQGNSYHSYILRQWGREFSGFVQTQVAGVYAFFHLKQDHRMLLQENSRLRSELWQAYAHINQLEALRHLPQDSLLRTRYELVDANVISNQTQFTTNYFLINKGSRAGVAPGMGVISSTGVAGKVVKCSPHYAVVLSLLSTKFGVSAYLPRVGHESFVRWEGRNPQYAVLKDIPQPVKVSRGDSVFTSNFSRIFPKNLLVGTVVEVKDIPGSTYHDVIVKLSTDFRQLRYVYVLKEKDKEEIDRLTEGINF from the coding sequence ATGCAAGCATTTTTTGCTTTTTTATATCGCATTCGTGCTTTTTTGCTTTTTGTAGTGTTAGAAGTGATAGCTATTGTCTGGATGGGTCAAGGCAATAGCTATCATTCTTATATACTAAGGCAGTGGGGGCGCGAGTTCAGCGGCTTCGTGCAAACACAAGTTGCTGGTGTGTATGCTTTCTTTCATTTGAAGCAAGACCACCGCATGCTGCTGCAAGAAAACAGCCGGCTGCGCAGCGAGTTGTGGCAGGCTTATGCCCATATCAACCAATTAGAAGCACTCCGGCATTTACCACAGGACAGTCTGCTGCGCACACGTTATGAACTGGTAGATGCCAATGTAATTAGTAATCAAACACAATTCACTACCAATTATTTCCTCATCAACAAAGGTAGCCGGGCAGGTGTCGCCCCGGGCATGGGGGTCATCAGTTCCACGGGTGTAGCCGGCAAAGTAGTAAAGTGTAGCCCACATTACGCCGTAGTGCTTTCATTGCTGAGTACCAAATTTGGGGTTTCTGCCTACCTGCCTCGTGTAGGACACGAGAGCTTTGTGCGTTGGGAAGGACGCAATCCGCAATATGCAGTGCTTAAAGATATACCCCAACCTGTAAAGGTCAGCCGGGGCGACAGCGTGTTTACTTCCAACTTTAGCCGCATCTTCCCCAAAAACCTGCTGGTGGGCACAGTAGTAGAGGTAAAAGACATTCCCGGCAGCACCTACCACGACGTGATAGTAAAATTAAGTACCGATTTCCGACAACTGCGTTATGTGTATGTGCTCAAGGAAAAAGACAAAGAAGAGATAGACCGCCTCACCGAAGGCATCAATTTTTAG
- a CDS encoding penicillin-binding transpeptidase domain-containing protein yields the protein MQFERRKYVFFALFILVGLLFAVRLFYLQLIDDSYKEAANRNVVERLIEQPHRGLIYDRNGKLIVYNEPVYDLMLIPYDFRQVDTAAFCRLVNLSKEELIKRIRKIPNPRKGGVIIPQLSRQEYARLQEFLSDFRGVYVQARSVRVYPHQSLANALGYIAEISPKELEKDTTGYYQQGDYVGKSGIEAFYEYYMRGKKGVQYVVKNNFNQVVGAYKGGKLDQKPQAGSELIASIDLDLQAYGELLMSNKTGAIVAIEPSSGEILALISAPSYDPNLLSGPSLSKHFAELLQHPGKPLYNRAIQSRYPPGSTFKTVQALIGLQIGALQLHDYLPCNQKLVGCHGHPSPTNVLSSIRYSCNPFYYLAFRRIILQEGDDFQHIVRNYKRWKQYVESFGFGRHLGIDIANEGSGYLPDVDYFNRMYGEGRWNFSNVYSLSIGQGEIGVTPLQMANLAAIIANRGYYYTPHLIKEVSALGGPLPIYRQKHVVPIDTAYFSPIIEGMEMAFKAGTVSWQAQLPAEKQDIVICGKTGTVQNPHGEDHATFIAFAPKQNPKIAIAVYVENAGFGGVWAATIASLMIEKYLTGDVLRKELEKTTIQKSFSPKKY from the coding sequence ATGCAATTTGAGAGACGGAAATATGTATTCTTTGCTTTGTTCATACTGGTAGGCTTGTTATTTGCCGTACGGCTTTTTTACCTACAACTGATTGACGACTCCTATAAAGAAGCCGCAAACCGCAATGTGGTAGAGCGGCTGATAGAACAGCCCCACCGGGGGCTTATCTACGACCGCAATGGCAAGTTGATAGTCTATAACGAGCCAGTTTACGATTTAATGTTGATTCCTTACGACTTCCGCCAAGTAGATACGGCAGCCTTTTGCCGGCTTGTCAACTTATCGAAAGAAGAACTCATCAAGCGCATTCGGAAAATACCCAACCCACGCAAGGGCGGAGTAATCATACCTCAACTCAGCAGGCAGGAGTATGCCCGCCTGCAAGAGTTTCTATCAGACTTTCGAGGGGTGTACGTACAAGCCCGCTCGGTGCGAGTATATCCACACCAAAGCCTTGCTAATGCATTAGGCTACATTGCAGAAATCAGCCCTAAAGAGCTGGAAAAAGACACTACCGGCTACTATCAGCAAGGCGACTACGTGGGCAAAAGCGGCATAGAGGCATTCTATGAATATTATATGCGTGGCAAAAAAGGCGTGCAATATGTGGTAAAAAACAACTTCAACCAGGTGGTAGGCGCCTATAAAGGGGGGAAATTAGACCAAAAGCCACAGGCAGGCAGTGAGCTAATTGCTTCTATCGACCTTGATTTGCAAGCCTATGGTGAGCTGCTCATGAGCAACAAGACCGGTGCCATCGTGGCTATTGAGCCCTCAAGCGGTGAAATACTGGCTTTGATTTCAGCACCATCTTATGACCCTAATTTATTGAGCGGTCCCAGCTTGTCGAAGCATTTCGCCGAGCTACTACAACACCCGGGCAAGCCTCTATACAACCGCGCGATACAATCACGTTACCCGCCGGGCTCTACCTTCAAGACTGTGCAAGCCCTCATAGGGCTTCAAATCGGTGCCTTACAACTCCATGACTACCTGCCCTGCAACCAAAAATTGGTAGGATGCCACGGACACCCCTCACCTACCAACGTGCTGAGCTCGATACGCTACTCTTGCAACCCATTTTATTATTTGGCATTTCGCCGCATAATTCTTCAAGAAGGCGACGACTTTCAACACATCGTCCGGAATTACAAGCGCTGGAAGCAGTACGTCGAAAGCTTCGGATTTGGCAGACACTTGGGCATAGACATCGCCAACGAAGGCAGTGGCTACTTGCCAGACGTAGACTACTTTAACCGCATGTATGGAGAAGGACGATGGAATTTCTCCAACGTTTATTCACTGAGCATAGGACAAGGCGAAATAGGCGTAACTCCGCTTCAAATGGCAAACTTGGCAGCCATCATTGCCAACCGGGGGTATTACTATACGCCACATCTGATAAAAGAGGTGAGTGCTTTGGGAGGACCTTTGCCCATCTACCGCCAAAAGCATGTAGTTCCAATAGATACTGCCTACTTTTCACCCATCATAGAAGGCATGGAAATGGCATTTAAAGCAGGCACCGTGTCGTGGCAAGCCCAGCTGCCTGCCGAAAAGCAAGACATAGTCATTTGTGGGAAAACGGGAACCGTGCAGAACCCTCATGGCGAAGACCATGCCACCTTCATAGCTTTTGCCCCCAAGCAAAACCCCAAAATAGCCATTGCCGTGTATGTGGAAAATGCCGGCTTTGGGGGCGTATGGGCAGCTACCATCGCCAGCTTGATGATTGAAAAGTACCTGACGGGCGACGTGCTCCGAAAAGAGCTGGAAAAGACAACCATTCAAAAGAGTTTTTCACCTAAAAAATATTGA
- the rodA gene encoding rod shape-determining protein RodA: MRNQPLRYIDWLSVLLYALLVLIGLLSIYSAVHNPQDPQPIYSLSHSAGKQLLWIAGALLIVSVIFFTDYRLFESLGYLAYGTGVLLLILVLIFGVKIGGARAWFDFGGMRLQPAEFAKVFTSLALAKYLNNKEVRLNRWSDLFIAFSIIGLPAFLILLQPDAGSTLVFAAFVLVMFREGLSPLFLIAPALFGLTFVLALVIKPISYLLFTFLMLAALLIMLMSYLNKGFSAKLLLLVGIPTLLFMGFAASVDTIFQSDKILKPHQKERILVLIDENVDKEARHARYNLQQSKIAIGSGGLSGKGYLQGTQTKFNFVPEQQTDFIFCTIGEEFGWLGSMTLIVLFIVLMFRIVYIAERQKLRFARVYGYCVASILFLHFTLNLSMTMGLFPVVGIPLPFVSYGGSSLWAFTMLLFILLKLDAHRNQIFWT; the protein is encoded by the coding sequence GTGAGAAACCAACCCCTACGATATATCGACTGGCTGAGCGTACTGCTTTATGCGCTCTTGGTACTCATAGGCTTGTTGAGCATCTACTCGGCAGTGCATAATCCCCAAGACCCGCAACCCATTTATTCACTTTCGCATTCGGCAGGCAAACAACTGTTATGGATTGCAGGTGCCTTGCTGATTGTGAGTGTCATTTTTTTCACAGACTACCGCCTATTCGAGTCCTTAGGCTATCTGGCTTACGGCACCGGTGTGTTGCTGCTTATTCTGGTACTGATTTTCGGCGTAAAAATTGGTGGTGCGCGAGCATGGTTCGATTTTGGCGGCATGCGGCTTCAACCTGCCGAATTTGCCAAGGTTTTCACCTCGTTGGCACTGGCAAAGTACTTAAACAACAAAGAAGTGCGACTTAACCGCTGGAGCGACTTATTCATTGCTTTTAGTATCATAGGGCTGCCGGCATTCCTCATCTTGCTGCAACCCGATGCTGGCTCTACACTGGTGTTTGCTGCTTTCGTGCTCGTGATGTTTCGTGAAGGACTCTCACCCTTGTTTTTGATTGCCCCAGCTCTGTTCGGGCTTACTTTTGTGCTGGCGTTGGTCATAAAGCCCATCAGCTACTTACTATTTACTTTCTTGATGCTGGCAGCCCTTCTTATCATGTTGATGAGTTATTTGAATAAAGGCTTCTCTGCCAAACTACTGCTGCTTGTAGGCATTCCTACACTCCTTTTTATGGGCTTTGCCGCCAGTGTTGACACGATTTTTCAATCCGACAAAATACTGAAACCGCATCAGAAAGAGCGTATTTTGGTACTGATTGATGAAAACGTAGATAAAGAAGCGCGGCATGCGCGTTACAATCTACAACAATCCAAGATAGCCATTGGCTCGGGCGGTCTTAGCGGAAAAGGCTATCTGCAGGGCACGCAAACCAAATTCAATTTTGTACCCGAACAACAAACTGACTTTATCTTTTGTACCATAGGCGAAGAGTTCGGATGGCTGGGCAGCATGACACTTATCGTGCTTTTTATTGTGCTGATGTTCCGCATCGTATATATAGCCGAGCGTCAAAAGCTGCGCTTTGCCCGCGTGTATGGTTATTGTGTAGCCTCTATTTTGTTTCTGCATTTTACGCTTAACTTGTCTATGACCATGGGGCTGTTTCCTGTGGTGGGTATTCCCTTGCCCTTTGTTTCATACGGAGGCTCTTCTTTGTGGGCTTTTACCATGCTATTATTTATCTTGCTTAAATTAGATGCTCACAGAAATCAAATTTTTTGGACATGA
- a CDS encoding endonuclease/exonuclease/phosphatase family protein, with protein MKQALKASCYTFFVVAALLLPSSATAQILPFAKQKTAGKQYVLAFYNVENLFDIYNDPTTLDDDFTPTGRLHWTKERYQTKLKNLSTVISRIENYAPDILGLCEVENKQVLEDLVNTDYLRLKDYGIVHYDSPDERGIDVALLYKRYAFKPLVSKAYPVNLPDDKTRDVLLVSGILGGKDTLHVLVCHFPSRSGDVEKSALKRMEAARTVRLIIEAIRAGQPHANIVVMGDFNDEPTDASIWDGLKARPHSFDLKEDELYNAMGVLDYLQEGSYCYRGSWQMLDQIILSAPLLNPNSRLHYKIGSARIFNPDYLREKTGEYQGYPLRTYAGEKYLGGYSDHFPVYIILEQLPTSQ; from the coding sequence ATGAAACAAGCATTGAAAGCATCTTGCTATACATTTTTTGTAGTTGCCGCACTTCTCTTGCCAAGTAGCGCTACTGCTCAAATACTGCCTTTTGCCAAGCAGAAAACGGCTGGCAAACAATATGTATTGGCTTTTTACAACGTGGAAAACTTATTTGATATTTACAACGACCCCACCACTCTCGACGACGACTTCACCCCCACCGGTCGCCTCCATTGGACTAAAGAACGCTACCAAACCAAACTCAAAAACCTATCGACTGTTATTTCCCGCATAGAAAACTATGCTCCCGATATACTGGGGCTCTGCGAGGTAGAAAACAAACAAGTGCTTGAAGACCTTGTCAATACCGATTACTTGCGGCTAAAAGATTATGGTATCGTTCATTACGACTCGCCCGACGAAAGAGGCATCGACGTGGCACTGCTCTACAAACGCTATGCCTTCAAGCCTCTAGTAAGCAAAGCCTATCCTGTGAACCTGCCCGATGACAAAACACGCGATGTATTGTTGGTGTCGGGCATCTTGGGCGGAAAAGATACCCTGCATGTGCTGGTGTGCCATTTTCCCTCACGCAGTGGTGACGTGGAAAAGAGCGCCCTCAAACGGATGGAAGCCGCCCGTACGGTACGTTTAATTATAGAGGCGATTCGTGCCGGTCAGCCCCATGCCAACATTGTTGTCATGGGCGACTTCAACGATGAGCCCACAGATGCCAGCATTTGGGACGGGCTGAAAGCACGCCCCCACTCTTTCGATTTGAAAGAAGATGAGCTGTACAATGCCATGGGGGTACTCGATTACCTGCAGGAAGGTAGTTATTGTTATCGTGGCTCTTGGCAGATGCTTGACCAAATTATATTGTCCGCCCCACTGCTCAATCCCAACAGTCGGCTGCACTACAAAATAGGCAGTGCCCGCATTTTCAATCCTGATTATCTGCGCGAAAAGACAGGGGAATATCAAGGCTACCCGCTGCGTACATATGCAGGCGAAAAATATCTGGGTGGTTACAGCGACCATTTCCCCGTTTATATCATCCTTGAACAACTGCCAACGTCCCAATGA
- a CDS encoding aminotransferase class V-fold PLP-dependent enzyme, with product MNPPITFNPGPAQVYSLLQEALQEAYAKGILSLPHRSKAFEEMVARCRLLIQQKLDLPANYALLFLSSATESWEVIAQSLIRERSTHLYSGAFGERCFAYTQHLHPAATGLAFELNDDPCHLLEQIPSDSELIAITHNETSNATTLPALFLSQLHEQFPDALLSVDATSSMGGVVLPWTQADIWYASVQKCFGLPAGLGIMCLSPRAVARVHEIGESGRYNSLSYMLEKMEKNQTTYTPNVLNIYLLMRVLEHIPHIIEIDLKLRQRAKTWYHFFEEHSLWQPLVANASNRSVTVIGVQGEPTQVQAFKQHALKRSIYIGNGYGQWKNHSFRIANFPAIPDTHFQQLLDVFSTFQSV from the coding sequence ATGAACCCTCCTATTACATTCAACCCGGGACCTGCCCAAGTGTACAGCCTGCTGCAAGAGGCATTGCAAGAGGCTTATGCAAAGGGTATTTTGAGTCTGCCCCACCGCAGCAAAGCTTTCGAAGAAATGGTAGCACGCTGCCGCCTGCTCATACAGCAAAAGCTCGACCTGCCGGCAAACTACGCTTTGCTCTTCCTTTCTTCAGCTACAGAATCATGGGAGGTGATTGCGCAATCGCTCATCCGTGAGCGCAGCACCCACCTGTATAGTGGTGCCTTTGGCGAGCGTTGTTTTGCCTATACCCAGCACCTGCACCCGGCAGCCACAGGCTTGGCTTTTGAGCTGAACGATGACCCTTGCCACCTACTTGAGCAAATACCCAGCGACAGCGAGTTGATAGCCATCACCCACAATGAAACATCAAACGCCACTACCCTGCCTGCCCTCTTTCTGTCGCAGCTACACGAGCAATTCCCCGATGCGCTCTTGTCGGTCGATGCTACCTCTTCTATGGGCGGCGTAGTGCTCCCTTGGACACAGGCAGACATATGGTATGCTTCCGTGCAGAAGTGTTTCGGCTTACCCGCCGGCTTAGGCATTATGTGTTTGTCGCCAAGGGCAGTAGCACGTGTACATGAAATTGGCGAAAGCGGGCGTTACAACAGCCTTTCCTACATGCTCGAAAAAATGGAAAAAAACCAAACCACCTATACCCCCAACGTGCTGAACATATACCTGCTGATGCGTGTGCTCGAACACATTCCCCACATAATTGAAATAGATTTGAAGCTGCGGCAGCGCGCCAAGACGTGGTATCACTTCTTTGAAGAACATTCTTTGTGGCAGCCACTGGTAGCCAACGCCTCCAACCGCTCGGTAACGGTCATAGGCGTGCAAGGGGAGCCCACACAGGTGCAAGCCTTCAAGCAGCATGCACTGAAAAGGAGCATATACATAGGCAATGGCTATGGTCAATGGAAAAACCACAGCTTCCGTATTGCCAATTTCCCGGCAATCCCCGATACTCATTTTCAACAACTGTTAGATGTTTTTTCTACCTTTCAAAGCGTTTAA
- a CDS encoding MarC family protein, whose product MAMEHLYWKDVLTVSLVLFSVIDILGSIPIIIDLRKKAGELDAAKATLVAGFIMVVFLYYGDLLLHFLGVDIQSFSIAGSIIIFLIGMEMVLGAHFFKDTGDAKTSAIVPLAFPLIAGAGTMTTLISLRAEYERPVILIGIVINLLLVYVVLKASAWLETRLGVAGTNILRKVFGILLLAIAIKIFKNNIHYFMPA is encoded by the coding sequence ATGGCTATGGAACACCTTTATTGGAAAGATGTACTTACCGTCTCGCTGGTTTTATTTTCAGTGATTGACATTTTGGGCTCCATCCCTATCATCATAGACCTGCGCAAGAAAGCAGGTGAACTGGATGCTGCCAAAGCCACCCTTGTGGCAGGCTTTATTATGGTCGTTTTCTTGTATTATGGCGACCTCCTACTCCACTTTTTAGGTGTGGACATTCAGTCATTCTCTATTGCTGGTTCTATTATTATCTTCCTGATTGGCATGGAGATGGTACTGGGCGCTCATTTCTTCAAAGACACCGGCGATGCCAAAACCTCGGCAATTGTGCCTTTGGCGTTTCCGCTGATTGCCGGCGCCGGCACCATGACTACGCTCATCTCTCTGCGTGCCGAATATGAGCGCCCCGTGATTCTCATCGGCATTGTCATTAACCTATTACTGGTGTATGTGGTTTTAAAAGCCTCGGCATGGTTGGAAACGCGCTTGGGCGTTGCCGGCACCAACATTCTTCGAAAAGTATTCGGTATATTGCTGTTGGCTATCGCTATCAAGATATTCAAAAACAACATACACTATTTCATGCCTGCCTAA
- the rnhA gene encoding ribonuclease HI, whose amino-acid sequence MIEVYTDGASLGNPGPGGYGVIMRYKQHEKEFSKGFRLTTNNRMELLAVIEALKQIKGSGWQVVVYSDSQYVVNAIEKGWLKKWQQRGFKNTANADLWKQLLPLLQKHRVRFVWVKGHAGHAENERCDCLAVQAAQHGALHIDHAYEATIHEHNAKKPSKE is encoded by the coding sequence ATCATAGAAGTTTATACAGACGGCGCATCGCTGGGCAACCCGGGTCCCGGAGGTTATGGCGTCATCATGCGCTACAAACAACATGAAAAAGAATTCTCCAAAGGCTTCCGACTTACTACCAACAACCGCATGGAACTGCTGGCTGTAATTGAAGCACTCAAACAAATCAAAGGCAGTGGCTGGCAGGTGGTTGTCTATTCCGACTCGCAGTATGTGGTAAATGCCATAGAAAAAGGATGGCTAAAGAAATGGCAACAGCGCGGTTTTAAAAACACCGCCAACGCCGATTTGTGGAAGCAGCTCTTGCCACTTCTACAAAAACACCGAGTGCGTTTTGTGTGGGTCAAGGGGCATGCAGGGCATGCCGAAAATGAGCGTTGCGACTGCTTGGCTGTGCAGGCTGCCCAGCACGGTGCTTTGCATATAGACCATGCCTATGAAGCCACCATTCATGAGCACAATGCTAAAAAACCAAGTAAAGAATAA
- a CDS encoding hemolysin family protein produces the protein MEVLISYVLLTLLTSFLCSLMEASLLSIPESFVEMKLQEGKAFARHLKAMKTDIDRPLAAILSLNTIANTIGASGVGVQASVLFPETSPLIFSGGLTIAILVFSEIIPKTIGASYAQSLASFTVATLRGITFIMSPLVWMTGFITRLLKRNKQQSVFSRAEFFAMTEVGAKEGIFRKEEFQIIKNLLQLNSIRVSDIMTPRTVMLAADENTLIRDFYVKHPKLRFSRIPIFRENIDNITGYVLKSEILEHIINQKENEPLVSLKRDIIFIHDTLTLPEIFNKFMQEREHIAIVVDEYGGVAGLVTMEDCVETLLGTEIMDELDNIEDLQQWARKSWEQRAARFGIQNAPPPDEN, from the coding sequence ATGGAAGTGTTAATCTCTTATGTTTTACTTACACTACTCACCTCATTCCTTTGTTCCTTAATGGAGGCTTCCCTGCTAAGCATACCGGAGTCGTTCGTAGAAATGAAGCTACAAGAAGGCAAAGCATTTGCCCGCCACCTAAAAGCCATGAAAACCGACATTGACCGCCCGCTGGCAGCTATCCTTTCGCTCAACACCATCGCCAACACCATTGGTGCTTCCGGCGTAGGCGTGCAAGCCAGTGTGCTCTTTCCCGAAACCTCACCGCTGATTTTTTCGGGCGGACTCACCATTGCCATCTTGGTGTTTTCAGAAATCATACCCAAAACCATTGGTGCCAGCTATGCCCAAAGCCTTGCCAGTTTTACTGTGGCTACCCTCCGGGGCATCACCTTTATTATGTCGCCTTTGGTGTGGATGACGGGTTTCATCACCCGCCTACTCAAACGCAATAAACAACAAAGCGTTTTTAGCCGGGCTGAATTTTTTGCCATGACCGAAGTAGGTGCCAAAGAAGGCATCTTCCGCAAAGAGGAGTTCCAAATCATCAAGAACCTGCTGCAGCTCAACAGCATCAGGGTGTCGGACATCATGACGCCGCGCACCGTGATGCTGGCAGCCGACGAAAACACCCTCATCCGGGATTTTTACGTAAAACATCCTAAGTTGCGTTTCTCCCGCATCCCCATTTTTCGTGAAAACATCGACAACATCACTGGCTATGTGTTGAAAAGCGAAATTCTTGAGCATATCATCAACCAAAAGGAAAACGAGCCGCTGGTTTCATTGAAAAGAGATATCATTTTCATTCATGATACGCTAACCTTACCCGAGATATTCAACAAATTCATGCAAGAACGCGAGCATATTGCCATCGTAGTGGACGAGTACGGTGGCGTAGCCGGTCTTGTCACCATGGAGGATTGTGTAGAAACCCTCTTGGGTACCGAAATCATGGACGAGCTGGATAATATAGAAGACCTCCAGCAATGGGCACGTAAAAGTTGGGAGCAACGTGCTGCCCGCTTCGGTATTCAGAATGCCCCACCACCTGACGAAAACTGA
- a CDS encoding GNAT family N-acetyltransferase: MKRGMNPELKCRIQTALPEHLDLLIAFQQAMAKESEGMELSQKTLYEGIKAVLENPTKGKYYIALHGNEVAGCMMHTYEWSDWRNAYVIWIQSVYVKPEYRRRGVFRQFYAFTQKQVQENKQFCGIRLYVEQNNEAAIATYRALGMDDGHYRLFEWMP; the protein is encoded by the coding sequence ATGAAACGAGGAATGAACCCGGAGCTTAAATGCCGTATTCAAACCGCCTTGCCTGAGCACTTAGACCTTTTGATTGCCTTTCAGCAAGCAATGGCAAAGGAAAGCGAAGGCATGGAGCTCTCACAAAAAACACTCTATGAAGGCATCAAAGCCGTTTTGGAAAACCCTACCAAAGGCAAATACTACATAGCCCTGCATGGCAATGAGGTTGCCGGCTGCATGATGCACACCTATGAATGGAGCGATTGGCGCAATGCCTATGTCATCTGGATTCAATCGGTGTATGTAAAGCCCGAATACCGCCGACGCGGGGTGTTTCGACAGTTCTATGCCTTCACTCAAAAGCAAGTGCAAGAAAACAAGCAGTTTTGCGGTATCCGCTTGTATGTAGAACAAAACAACGAAGCAGCCATTGCCACCTATCGTGCTTTGGGAATGGACGACGGGCACTACCGCCTTTTCGAATGGATGCCCTGA
- the kbl gene encoding glycine C-acetyltransferase produces MYGKIQEHLQKELQSIREAGLFKEERIISSPQGAEITLKDGRKVLNFCANNYLGLSSHPKVIEAAKRAIDTHGFGMSSVRFICGTQDIHKELEEKISAFLGTEDTILYAAAFDANGGVFEPLFGPEDAIISDELNHASIIDGIRLCKAQRFRYKHNDMADLEAKLREAQSARFRIIVTDGVFSMDGTIAQLDKICELAEKYDALVMIDECHATGFMGKTGRGTHEYRNVMGRIDIITGTLGKALGGASGGFTSGRKEIIEMLRQRSRPYLFSNALAPAIVGASIAVFDLLSETTELRDKLEYNTKYFRKKMTEAGFDIKPGEHPIVPIMLYDAVLAQKFANRLLDKGIYVIGFFYPVVPQGQARIRVQLSAAHEQEHLDKAIHAFVEVGQELGVLKASV; encoded by the coding sequence ATGTACGGAAAAATACAAGAACACCTGCAAAAAGAACTGCAATCGATTCGTGAAGCAGGTCTCTTTAAAGAAGAGCGCATCATCAGTTCGCCTCAAGGTGCCGAAATTACCCTTAAAGATGGGCGCAAAGTGTTGAACTTCTGTGCCAACAACTATTTGGGGCTTTCGTCGCATCCGAAGGTAATAGAAGCCGCCAAGCGGGCTATCGACACTCATGGCTTTGGCATGTCATCGGTGCGTTTTATCTGTGGCACCCAAGACATTCACAAAGAGCTGGAAGAGAAGATATCGGCTTTTTTAGGTACCGAAGACACCATCCTTTACGCTGCCGCTTTCGATGCCAATGGTGGGGTGTTCGAGCCGCTCTTTGGTCCCGAAGATGCCATCATTTCCGATGAATTGAACCACGCTTCCATCATCGATGGCATACGTTTGTGCAAGGCACAGCGCTTCCGCTATAAACACAACGACATGGCAGACTTGGAAGCCAAGCTGCGGGAAGCCCAAAGCGCCCGTTTCCGTATCATCGTTACCGACGGGGTGTTCTCTATGGACGGTACCATCGCCCAATTGGATAAAATTTGTGAACTGGCAGAAAAATACGATGCGCTGGTGATGATAGATGAGTGCCATGCCACCGGCTTCATGGGCAAGACCGGACGCGGCACGCACGAGTACCGCAATGTGATGGGGCGCATCGACATCATCACCGGCACTTTGGGGAAAGCATTGGGCGGTGCTTCTGGCGGCTTTACCTCCGGACGCAAAGAAATCATCGAGATGCTGCGTCAGCGCTCACGTCCTTATCTTTTCTCCAACGCTTTGGCACCGGCTATCGTGGGGGCTTCTATTGCGGTCTTTGACCTGCTGAGTGAGACCACCGAGTTGCGCGACAAGCTCGAGTACAATACCAAGTATTTCCGTAAAAAGATGACCGAAGCCGGCTTCGACATCAAGCCGGGCGAGCACCCCATCGTGCCCATCATGCTTTATGATGCTGTGTTGGCGCAGAAGTTTGCCAACCGCCTTTTGGATAAGGGCATCTATGTGATAGGCTTCTTCTATCCGGTAGTACCGCAAGGGCAGGCGCGCATTCGTGTGCAGCTGTCGGCTGCTCATGAACAAGAACACCTCGACAAAGCCATTCATGCTTTTGTGGAAGTAGGGCAGGAGCTGGGCGTATTGAAGGCTTCTGTTTAA